In Actinomadura luteofluorescens, the sequence ACCTTGGCCTGCGCGTCGTCGATGCGCGTCCGGAGGGCCTCCGCGGAGAAGCCGCCGAACACCACCGAATGGGTCGCGCCGATGCGGGCGCAGGCCAGCATCGAGATCGGCAGCTCGGGGATCATCGGCAGGTAGATCGCGACCCGGTCGCCCTTGCGGACGCCCAGTTCGAGCAGAGCGTTGGCGGCCCTGTTCACCTCGCCCTGGAGGTCGGCATAGGTGAGGGTGCGGGAATCGCCCGGCTCGCCCTCCCAGTGGAACGCCACCGTGTCGCCGCGTCCGGCCTCCACATGGCGGTCGACGCAGTTGTAGGCGACGTTCAGCTCGCCGCCTACGAACCACTTCGCGAACGGCGGATTGCTCCAGTCAAGGACGTCGTCCCAGCGCTTCGTCCAGGCGAGCCGGTCCGCCTGCTCCGCCCAGAAGCCCAGGCGGTCCTCGGCGGCGCGCTCGTAGGCGTCGGCCTTGACGTTCGCCGAAGCGGCGAGGTCCGCGGGCGGGGGGAAACGGCGCGTCTCCTGCAGAAGGTTCGACAGTGTTTCTTGGCTCTGGCTCAACGCGAACTCCTTGCTAGCTGAAGCGGGGGTCGCCCGGTATCCCCACTTCACCAGGTAGGTCCCGGTCCCCACAAGGCCGCGATCCCGGTGTCAGGGGGACGGACGCGATCGGCGCTCACGGCTCCGGATCCTGCTTTGTGATGCCCGACACAACGGGCCTTCCCACGTCCGGCCCCGGGGAACCGTTTCCGTTCCACGGCCTGGTGGCCCGCTGCGTGAGCGCTCTGGACGACGGCATAAAGTCAGGCCGTGACCGATGCTCTAGCTGATGTTGCGAACCTTCCCGGCGTCGCCGACTCCGTCGACGAGGCGCGCAAGGCCGTGGACCGGCTGCTCGGCCACCGCGTCCTGCGGCGGCGCAGCGCCGAGGTGTCCACGGAGTCGGCGCTGCGAGGCGCCCGGGCCTCCGCCGTCCTCGACGGCGCCTCGGTCACGCTGGACGAGCTGCGCACCACCGACCATCCGTCCGACCCCCTCGTGCAGGGGGCGCTACGTGTGTCGGCCGAGCTCGGGACGCTGACAGAGGTCTGGCGCAAGGCGCCGCGGCAGGCATTGGCGCGCCTGCACGTCCTCGCTGCGGCGGACGCGGTCGACAGCGCCGATCTCGGACGTCCCCGCTCTGGCGACAGTGTCGTGAAGGACGTTCTCGGATTGGGGGAGCCGCCTTCGCCGTCCGAGGTGGCGGCGCGCCTGGACGTGCTCAGCGGGCTGCTGACCGAACCCACCAAGGCGCCGGCACTCGTGGTCTCGTCGATCGTGCACGGCGAACTTCTGGCCCTGCGTCCGTTCGGCTGGGGAGACGGGATCGTCGCCCGTGCCGCACAGCGGCTCACCCTCGTCGCCCGCGGGCTCGACCCCAAATCCCTGGTCGCGCCTGAGGTCGGCCACCTCGAACTCGCCGACGAGTACGCCGAGGCCCTCCGCGCCTACACGTCCGGTACGTCGGAGGGCGTCGCGCGGTGGATCGTCCACTGCTCCTCGGCCATCGCTGCCGCCGCACGGGATTCGCAGGCGATCTGCGAAGCGTTCATGCGCGGCTGAGAAGGTCACCTGGTGGGGCCATGCTGGTCTCATGGCGGATCGCATGCACGGACGCCCTGCTGCGCCGACGGAGACCACGATCTCGTCGGCGGACTGGGATTCGCGTGACCTGACCGGGGAGCGGCACGACAGCGTCCTCTTCGTGGACGTGGACATGACCGAGGCCAGTGGCACCGGCGCCTTCTTCACCGACTGCACGTTCCGGGGTGTGCGGTTCAACGCGTCCAGCCACACCGACGGGGCCTTCCTGAACTGCACGTTCGTCCGGTGCGGTTTCTTCGACGCCGCCTTCACGGGCTGCAAGTTCGTGGGCAGCCTGTTCGACGGCTGCACCTACGACCTGATGAAGGTCAAGGGCGGCGACTGGTCGTTCACCGGCCTGCCCGGCGCCGACCTGCGACGCGCCACGTTCGCGGACGTGCGCATGCGCGAAGCGGACCTCACCGGTGCCCGCTGCGCCGGAAGTGAGCTGCGCGGGGTCGACCTCTCGGGGGCGTCCCTGCACAAGGCCGACTTCTCCGGCTGCGACCTGCGCGGCAGCGACCTGTCGTCGCTGGACCCGTTCACCGTCGAACTGAGGCGCGCGGTGATCGATCCGTACCAGGCGGTCGTCCTCGCTACGGCGCTGGGGCTGGACGTTCGCGAATAGGCCTGCGGTGGCCTAACGGGGGTGCCGTACAACGCGAACGGCGTCCCTGGGCGGGACGCCGCCGCTGGACACGTCACACCGGGTTACCAAGCGTGCACCTCATATCCGTTGGATCGGGTCAAGCCCGTCTCGACGCGCCTCCCGCGGCTGGTCGCGCGTGGGTACCCGGCTGCCGTGCCCGGACACTCGGTCCGTATGACCTGTCTACGCCCTCTTTGTCCAGATGACAAGCCCCATTCGGAAACGGCCCAGGGCCCGCCGGGCCGGCGCACAAGGGGGACTACGGTGGCCGCCGGCGCCGGGGGAGGCGTATTCCGGACTTCCGCAAAACGGTGTTCGGATCGCGAAATTGATCACTCAGGGTGACCATTTCCCTTTGGTCGCCGATCACGCGAAGGCACAGGAAAGATCTTTAGTTCTCCGGTACGCTCCCACTCCCGTCCCGTTGCACTTCGCGTGCTCCGGAACGGGGGCCCAGTCGAGGCCGGGCGGCGCCCTGCGCCGGCCGCTCCGGCGGATCGTTGTCGCCAGGTGCGAAAAATCGCCACGTGCCGGGCGAGTTTGCGGCTCGACGGAACTCTCGACGATCGGGCAGCATATGTTGTATCCGCCTAGACTCGAGCCCGTGAGTTTGCTTCTTCCATAGAGCGGACTTACACGCGGCTTAGCCCGAACTCCCTGAGACCTTTCTGGGAAAGCGGGCCGGCTCTACCCCCCCGGAGCCGGACCGCCCGGCGACCCCCGCTCTCCCCCCCCGGCGGGGGTCGCCCTGTCGTGAGGCGGCCGGGCGGTGGCCCCGGGGATCCATCCCGCGCCACCGCCCGCCCGCCGCACGGGCGAAGTTATCCACAGTTCGCGGAACCCTCTCGCCGCCTCCCGCGCCCGCCGCAAGGTGGATGTCTCCGAACGTCGAAGGAGCATCCGATGAACCTCGCGGCACTGATCGTCACCGGCGACCCCGCGCTCGCCGACGGCCTCCTGCGCCTCGCCGCCGCCGCGGACGCCCACGCCGAGGTCGCCTACGGCGCCGATGAGGCGAGACCCGCCTGGACCTGGCCCTCCCTCATCCTCGTGGGCGCCGACATCGCCGAGGACGTCGCCGCCGCCGGCCTCCAGCGCCGCCCCGGCGTCGTCCTCGTCACCGGCGGCCCCGCCCCCGACGCCTACCGCCTGGCCGTGGAGGCCGGCGCCCAGGACGTCGTCGCCCTCCCCGACCACGAGGACTGGCTGATCGACGCCTTCGCCGCCGCCTGCGAACCCGAGGGCGGCTGGGCCACCGCCCTCTGCGTCGTCGGCGCCCGCGGCGGCGCCGGGGCCAGCGTCCTCGCGACCGCGCTCGGCCTCGGCGCGGCGGGCCAGGGCCTGCGCACCCTCCTGGTCGACGCCGACCCGTTCGGCGGCGGCGTCGACCTCCTCCTCGGGCTGGAGGCGCACGAGGGCGTCCGCTGGCACGACCTCGCCGAGCGCCGCGGCCGCCTCAGCACAGCGACCCTCCGCGAAACGCTGCCCGGCACGGGCGACCTGTCCGTCCTCTCCTGGCGGCGCGGCGAACCCGTCCCCGTCTCCGAGGAGGCCGTCCGCTCCTTGCTCGACGCCGCCGCCCGCGGCTTCGACCTGGTCGTCGTGGACGTCCCCCGCCATCCCGGCGACATCGGCCGCGAGGCCCTGCGCGCCGCCGCCGTCACGTTCCTGCTCGTCCCGGCCGAGGTCCGCGCCACCGTGGCGGCCGACGGCCTCGCCACCGCCCTCCGCCGCGACACCGCCGACCTGCGCCTCGTCGTCCAGGGCCCCGCCCCGGGCGGCATCACCCCCGACGCGGTGGCGGGCGTCCTCGGCCTTCCGCTCGCCGGCTCCTTCGACCGCGACCGCCGCCTCCCCACCGCCATCGACTCCGGCGACCTCGAACGCGCCTGCCGCCGCGGCCCCCTGGCCGACTTCTGCGCCACCGTCCTGGCCGACCTCGCCCTCCAGCCCTACGCCTACCGGGAGGCGGCGTGACCGGCCTCTCCAGCGCCGTCCGCGACCGGCTTGCCAACACGGGCGGCGAAGCCACCACCGGCCGTGTCGCCGCCGCGCTCCGCGCCGAGGAACGCCTGCTGGGCGACCGCGAAGTCCTCGCGCTGGCCGACGAGTTACGCGCCGAGTTCGTCGGCGCCGGCCCCCTGGAGCCGCTGCTGCGCTCGCCCGACGTCACCGACGTCCTGGTGAACGGCCCCGACGAGGTCTGGATCGACACCGGCTCCGGCCTGGTCCGCACCGCGGTGCGCTTCCCCGACGAGGCGACCCTCCGCCGCCTGGCCCAGCGCCTCACCGCCGCCGCCGGCCGCCGCCTCGACGACGCCTCCCCCTACGCCGACGCCCGCCTCCC encodes:
- a CDS encoding Fic family protein; this encodes MTDALADVANLPGVADSVDEARKAVDRLLGHRVLRRRSAEVSTESALRGARASAVLDGASVTLDELRTTDHPSDPLVQGALRVSAELGTLTEVWRKAPRQALARLHVLAAADAVDSADLGRPRSGDSVVKDVLGLGEPPSPSEVAARLDVLSGLLTEPTKAPALVVSSIVHGELLALRPFGWGDGIVARAAQRLTLVARGLDPKSLVAPEVGHLELADEYAEALRAYTSGTSEGVARWIVHCSSAIAAAARDSQAICEAFMRG
- a CDS encoding pentapeptide repeat-containing protein; this encodes MADRMHGRPAAPTETTISSADWDSRDLTGERHDSVLFVDVDMTEASGTGAFFTDCTFRGVRFNASSHTDGAFLNCTFVRCGFFDAAFTGCKFVGSLFDGCTYDLMKVKGGDWSFTGLPGADLRRATFADVRMREADLTGARCAGSELRGVDLSGASLHKADFSGCDLRGSDLSSLDPFTVELRRAVIDPYQAVVLATALGLDVRE
- the ssd gene encoding septum site-determining protein Ssd, whose protein sequence is MNLAALIVTGDPALADGLLRLAAAADAHAEVAYGADEARPAWTWPSLILVGADIAEDVAAAGLQRRPGVVLVTGGPAPDAYRLAVEAGAQDVVALPDHEDWLIDAFAAACEPEGGWATALCVVGARGGAGASVLATALGLGAAGQGLRTLLVDADPFGGGVDLLLGLEAHEGVRWHDLAERRGRLSTATLRETLPGTGDLSVLSWRRGEPVPVSEEAVRSLLDAAARGFDLVVVDVPRHPGDIGREALRAAAVTFLLVPAEVRATVAADGLATALRRDTADLRLVVQGPAPGGITPDAVAGVLGLPLAGSFDRDRRLPTAIDSGDLERACRRGPLADFCATVLADLALQPYAYREAA